The Aeromicrobium sp. Sec7.5 genome window below encodes:
- a CDS encoding methionine ABC transporter permease: protein MRDYFAPVIDLQSQFVSAFGETLFLAGTGLVLGGFLGLVIGTTLYVTRAGGIAPSGVVSVVLNVLVNFFRPIPFILLAVALQPFSRAIGVDGIGTGHAVVAIVFGSAFGVGRIVEQNLVGVDPGVLEAARSMGASRWQVVRTVLLPEAFGPLILGFTFALVAIVDMTAIVGTIGAGGLGQLALTEGYRQFEPVVTWTALVIVILIVQVGQFAGNALARRVLRR, encoded by the coding sequence CTGCGCGACTACTTCGCGCCGGTCATCGACCTCCAGAGCCAGTTCGTCTCGGCCTTCGGCGAGACCCTGTTCCTCGCGGGCACGGGCCTGGTCCTCGGCGGGTTCCTCGGCCTCGTGATCGGCACGACCCTCTACGTGACCCGCGCCGGTGGCATCGCCCCCAGCGGGGTCGTCAGCGTCGTGCTCAACGTGCTGGTCAACTTCTTCCGGCCGATCCCGTTCATCCTGCTCGCGGTCGCGCTGCAGCCGTTCTCGCGGGCGATCGGCGTCGACGGGATCGGGACCGGCCACGCGGTCGTCGCGATCGTGTTCGGTTCGGCGTTCGGCGTCGGTCGCATCGTGGAGCAGAACCTCGTCGGCGTCGACCCGGGGGTGCTCGAGGCGGCTCGGTCGATGGGGGCCTCGCGGTGGCAGGTCGTTCGCACGGTGCTCCTGCCGGAGGCATTCGGTCCACTGATCCTCGGCTTCACGTTCGCCCTCGTGGCGATCGTCGACATGACGGCGATCGTCGGCACGATCGGGGCCGGCGGACTCGGCCAGCTCGCGCTCACCGAGGGGTACCGCCAGTTCGAGCCGGTCGTCACCTGGACCGCCCTGGTCATCGTGATCCTGATCGTCCAGGTGGGCCAGTTCGCCGGCAACGCCCTGGCGCGCCGGGTCCTGCGTCGCTGA
- a CDS encoding methionine ABC transporter ATP-binding protein, with protein MALIELDGVSVTFPPRGRRGEPVRAVQDVSLSVEAGEIVGIVGYSGAGKSTLLRVVNALEKATTGRVVVDGVDLTTLPERELNRVRRGIGMIFQQFNLFTSRTVYGNIAYPLEIAGRSKQEQRERVSELLHFVGLLDQALAYPEQLSGGQKQRVGIARALAAGPAILLADEATSALDPETTVEVLDLLKRINTELGVTVLVITHEMEVVKTIADRIVVMEEGRIVESDSAFRIFSAPQHPATRRFVRTIVDDVPEDHDLEQLRRRHPGRLVTLSFREDATTQSQVFGEIIRAGVELELVHGGVEDVRGRSFGHLTLELRGDRAAVDAVVARVGELVPLTDLGTGEAVA; from the coding sequence ATGGCCCTGATCGAGCTCGACGGCGTCTCCGTGACGTTCCCACCCCGCGGTCGTCGGGGTGAGCCCGTGCGCGCCGTGCAGGACGTGTCGCTGTCGGTCGAGGCTGGCGAGATCGTCGGCATCGTCGGGTACTCCGGCGCCGGCAAGTCGACCCTGCTGCGCGTCGTCAACGCCCTGGAGAAGGCCACGACCGGCCGGGTCGTGGTCGACGGCGTCGACCTGACGACCCTGCCCGAGCGTGAGCTCAACCGCGTGCGCCGGGGGATCGGGATGATCTTCCAGCAGTTCAACCTCTTCACGTCGCGCACGGTCTACGGCAACATCGCCTACCCGCTCGAGATCGCGGGGCGCTCCAAGCAGGAGCAGCGCGAACGCGTCTCGGAGCTGCTGCACTTCGTGGGCCTGCTCGACCAGGCCCTGGCCTACCCGGAGCAGCTGTCGGGCGGCCAGAAGCAGCGTGTCGGCATCGCCCGCGCGCTCGCCGCCGGGCCGGCGATCCTGCTGGCCGACGAGGCCACCAGCGCCCTCGACCCCGAGACGACCGTCGAGGTGCTCGACCTGCTGAAGCGGATCAACACCGAGCTCGGCGTCACGGTGCTCGTCATCACGCACGAGATGGAGGTCGTCAAGACCATCGCCGACCGCATCGTCGTGATGGAGGAGGGGCGCATCGTGGAGTCCGACTCTGCGTTCCGGATCTTCTCCGCCCCCCAGCACCCCGCGACCCGGCGCTTCGTGCGCACGATCGTCGACGACGTCCCGGAGGACCACGACCTCGAGCAGCTGCGGCGCCGCCATCCGGGCCGCCTCGTCACGCTGTCGTTCCGCGAGGACGCCACGACGCAGTCGCAGGTGTTCGGCGAGATCATCCGTGCCGGGGTCGAGCTCGAGCTCGTCCACGGCGGCGTCGAGGACGTCCGCGGCCGCAGCTTCGGACATCTGACGCTGGAGCTGCGCGGTGACCGTGCGGCGGTCGACGCGGTCGTGGCCCGGGTCGGGGAGCTGGTCCCGCTGACGGACCTCGGCACGGGCGAGGCGGTGGCCTGA
- a CDS encoding MetQ/NlpA family ABC transporter substrate-binding protein, translating into MTMHSDQLVDAPESRKGLLAVVVIVVIALLAGGYFFLFRGNGDAIRIGVVGASDPYWSTFEETAADEGIEVEIVDFTDYTQLNPALSAGELDLNQFQHLVYLADYNVAGGDDLTPVGSTAIYPLALYSKQYDSIDQIPDGAQVVVPDDASNQARGLNILQQAGLIELSDGGTIFSDTSDIDTAASRVEVTQAGADFTATSLDDVAAAIVNNDFVEKAGLDFDGALATDDPADPLAAPYVNVFVARGEDKDNADYRRLVELFQDTQAVTDGVLEVSGGTAVLLKTPPADLAKLLQDTEKVVRDHQ; encoded by the coding sequence ATGACCATGCACTCCGACCAGCTCGTCGACGCACCCGAGAGCCGCAAGGGCCTCCTCGCGGTGGTCGTCATCGTGGTGATCGCCCTCCTTGCCGGCGGGTACTTCTTCCTCTTCCGCGGCAACGGTGACGCCATCAGGATCGGCGTCGTCGGCGCGAGCGACCCCTACTGGTCCACCTTCGAGGAGACCGCGGCCGACGAGGGGATCGAGGTCGAGATCGTCGACTTCACCGACTACACGCAGCTCAACCCCGCCCTCAGCGCCGGCGAGCTGGACCTCAACCAGTTCCAGCACCTCGTCTACCTCGCCGACTACAACGTCGCGGGCGGCGACGACCTCACGCCGGTCGGCTCGACCGCGATCTACCCGCTGGCGCTGTACTCCAAGCAGTACGACTCGATCGACCAGATCCCGGACGGGGCGCAGGTCGTGGTTCCCGACGACGCGAGCAACCAGGCACGCGGGCTGAACATCCTCCAGCAGGCCGGCCTGATCGAGCTCAGCGACGGCGGCACGATCTTCTCCGACACCTCGGACATCGACACCGCGGCGTCGCGCGTCGAGGTCACGCAGGCCGGAGCCGACTTCACGGCCACGAGCCTCGACGACGTCGCCGCGGCGATCGTCAACAACGACTTCGTCGAGAAGGCCGGTCTGGACTTCGACGGCGCGCTCGCGACCGACGACCCGGCCGACCCGCTCGCGGCGCCCTACGTCAACGTGTTCGTCGCCCGCGGCGAGGACAAGGACAACGCGGACTACCGGAGGCTCGTCGAGCTCTTCCAGGACACCCAGGCCGTGACCGACGGCGTGCTCGAGGTCTCCGGCGGCACCGCGGTGCTGCTCAAGACGCCGCCCGCGGACCTGGCGAAGCTGCTCCAGGACACCGAGAAGGTCGTCCGGGACCACCAGTAG
- a CDS encoding acyltransferase encodes MKDAHRQRLREAGVRAEAVDAQVWALATDGVPQWWHDCDNALYLADGAYLPARVLEQLMLFPMRDVVVAVGSPMEHLASLLVGGDRATVFVGERVVLTAGEIYCGADSQVVLHGPVVATRQPVVDARNGGSIVVEGDQLWAADVYVATDDMHRLTDVATGDRINPFGAHVRIGRHVWLCREAVVTGHVEIGEDACVGMRSLVRGQKVPAGTVVAGVPARVVREGTTWSFEDAP; translated from the coding sequence ATGAAGGACGCACACCGGCAGCGACTGCGCGAGGCGGGCGTCCGGGCGGAGGCGGTCGACGCCCAGGTCTGGGCGCTGGCCACCGACGGCGTCCCGCAGTGGTGGCACGACTGCGACAACGCCCTGTACCTCGCCGACGGTGCGTACCTGCCGGCCCGGGTGCTCGAGCAGCTCATGTTGTTCCCGATGCGCGACGTCGTCGTGGCCGTGGGCTCGCCCATGGAGCACCTGGCGTCGCTGCTGGTCGGTGGCGACCGCGCCACGGTGTTCGTCGGCGAACGGGTCGTGCTGACCGCGGGGGAGATCTACTGCGGTGCCGACTCGCAGGTCGTGCTCCACGGTCCCGTCGTGGCGACGCGTCAGCCGGTGGTCGACGCCCGCAACGGCGGGTCGATCGTCGTCGAGGGTGACCAGCTGTGGGCGGCCGACGTCTACGTCGCGACCGACGACATGCACCGGCTCACCGACGTCGCGACCGGCGACCGCATCAACCCGTTCGGCGCGCACGTGCGGATCGGCCGCCACGTCTGGCTGTGCCGCGAGGCCGTCGTGACGGGCCACGTGGAGATCGGCGAGGACGCCTGCGTCGGGATGCGCAGCCTCGTGCGCGGGCAGAAGGTGCCGGCCGGCACGGTCGTCGCCGGGGTGCCGGCGCGGGTCGTCCGCGAGGGCACGACGTGGAGCTTCGAGGACGCGCCGTAG
- a CDS encoding ROK family protein, producing MTRPGLDRPGTGTNQEAVRRHNLGTVLRSVHRTGSTSRASLTNQMALNRSTIGGLASTLEDLGLVRSSGPVAARNGAGRPSAGLEVVSRRAYVLAIDVGVDRVVVGRVGLGCDVEVRARMNLPPEPAPEHVAQTIVGLVAAVRADAPAHSSLVGVGISVPGVVRQADGVVLFAPNLGWHEVPFEKLVRERLDLDVSHVLANDADLGALAEHVRGAGVDVDHLVYVSGDVGVGAGVITAGRPLGGAGGFAGEMGHMSYDPNGRRCHCGNRGCWETEIGAVAIARAIGAPADVVPTLDAVLDDFDGPAESLHEIARHVGHGLANVVNLLNPQVVVLGGYLASLHRLVEPQILAAMQRGVMAAPGAQVRLTRPALGGDSVLVGAAEAAFEALLADPAGVLAG from the coding sequence GTGACGCGCCCAGGACTCGACCGCCCCGGCACTGGGACCAACCAGGAGGCCGTGCGACGTCACAACCTCGGCACGGTGCTCCGCTCGGTGCACCGCACGGGCAGCACCTCGCGGGCCTCGCTGACGAACCAGATGGCGCTCAACCGCAGCACCATCGGCGGGCTGGCGTCGACGCTCGAGGACCTGGGCCTCGTGCGGAGCTCGGGACCCGTGGCGGCGCGCAACGGCGCCGGTCGACCGTCGGCCGGACTCGAGGTCGTGTCGCGCCGCGCGTACGTGCTCGCGATCGACGTGGGGGTCGACCGGGTCGTGGTCGGTCGCGTCGGACTCGGGTGCGACGTCGAGGTCCGGGCGCGGATGAACCTCCCGCCCGAGCCCGCGCCGGAGCACGTCGCCCAGACGATCGTGGGACTCGTGGCCGCGGTCCGTGCCGACGCACCGGCCCACTCCTCGCTGGTCGGCGTCGGCATCAGCGTCCCGGGTGTGGTCCGCCAGGCCGACGGGGTCGTCCTGTTCGCCCCCAACCTGGGCTGGCACGAGGTGCCGTTCGAGAAGCTCGTGCGCGAGCGCCTCGACCTGGACGTCTCCCACGTGCTCGCGAACGACGCCGACCTCGGCGCGCTCGCGGAGCACGTCCGCGGAGCCGGCGTCGACGTCGACCACCTGGTGTACGTCTCCGGTGACGTCGGCGTCGGTGCCGGCGTCATCACGGCGGGTCGGCCGCTGGGGGGCGCGGGCGGGTTCGCCGGCGAGATGGGGCACATGTCGTACGACCCGAACGGCCGGCGGTGCCACTGCGGCAACCGCGGGTGCTGGGAGACCGAGATCGGCGCCGTCGCCATCGCCCGGGCCATCGGTGCGCCCGCCGACGTCGTGCCGACCCTCGACGCGGTGCTCGACGACTTCGACGGCCCGGCCGAGTCGCTGCACGAGATCGCCCGCCACGTCGGCCACGGCCTCGCGAACGTCGTCAACCTGTTGAACCCCCAGGTCGTGGTGCTCGGCGGCTACCTGGCCTCGCTGCACCGTCTGGTCGAGCCGCAGATCCTCGCCGCGATGCAGCGCGGTGTCATGGCGGCGCCCGGGGCGCAGGTCCGCCTCACGCGTCCGGCGCTCGGAGGTGACTCCGTCCTCGTGGGAGCGGCCGAGGCGGCGTTCGAGGCCCTGCTCGCCGACCCCGCGGGTGTGCTCGCCGGCTGA
- a CDS encoding sugar ABC transporter permease, which yields MSTDTTPTSGLAGSDFASDSHSAAGLREAGRDYLTRLRGGDMGALPATLGLLTLVIGFSIASDTFLTELNIANLITQAGAICVLAMGLVFVLLLGDIDLSAGFTGATGAAVMALMIRDQGLGWPVAVLAGIAAGAVIGLVIGVLVAKLGIPSFVVTLAFFLGLQGALLRMIGEGGSVRVDDDVIRGISIDNLPVVAGWALAGGVVAAFAILSLLRHRRQVRQNLQHLPFSVVLVKIAGLAVVVLVLAAVLNANRSRNPNFPIEGIPWVLPLVGFLLIFWTYVLTRTTFGRHLYAVGGNREAARRAGINVDRIRVQAFMIGSSMAAVSGIIAASNAGKVSASSGGSNTLLYAVGAAVIGGTSLFGGRGKARDAVIGGLVIATIANGLGLLDQPSYINFVVTGSVLLLAAAVDAVSRRRRSAAGVG from the coding sequence ATGTCCACCGACACGACCCCGACGTCCGGGCTCGCCGGGTCCGACTTCGCGTCGGACTCCCACAGTGCCGCCGGGCTGCGCGAGGCCGGCCGTGACTACCTGACCCGTCTCCGCGGCGGCGACATGGGAGCGCTCCCGGCGACCCTCGGCCTCCTGACCCTCGTGATCGGCTTCAGCATCGCGAGCGACACCTTCCTGACCGAGCTCAACATCGCCAACCTCATCACCCAGGCCGGCGCGATCTGCGTGCTCGCGATGGGCCTGGTCTTCGTGCTGCTCCTGGGCGACATCGACCTGTCCGCCGGCTTCACCGGCGCGACGGGTGCCGCCGTCATGGCGCTGATGATCCGGGACCAGGGGCTGGGATGGCCCGTGGCGGTACTCGCCGGCATCGCCGCCGGCGCGGTGATCGGCCTGGTGATCGGCGTGCTGGTCGCGAAGCTGGGCATCCCGTCGTTCGTCGTGACGCTGGCCTTCTTCCTCGGCCTCCAGGGCGCCCTGCTCCGCATGATCGGCGAGGGCGGGTCGGTCCGGGTCGACGACGACGTCATCCGCGGGATCTCGATCGACAACCTCCCGGTCGTGGCCGGGTGGGCGCTCGCCGGTGGTGTCGTCGCCGCGTTCGCGATCCTGTCGCTGCTGCGGCACCGACGTCAGGTCCGCCAGAACCTCCAGCACCTGCCGTTCAGCGTGGTGCTGGTCAAGATCGCCGGACTCGCGGTCGTCGTGCTCGTGCTCGCCGCCGTGCTCAACGCCAACCGCAGCCGCAACCCGAACTTCCCGATCGAGGGCATCCCCTGGGTCCTGCCACTCGTCGGCTTCCTCCTGATCTTCTGGACGTACGTGCTGACACGCACGACGTTCGGCCGGCACCTCTACGCCGTCGGTGGCAACCGCGAGGCGGCCCGTCGCGCCGGCATCAACGTCGACCGGATCCGGGTCCAGGCGTTCATGATCGGCTCGTCGATGGCGGCCGTCAGCGGCATCATCGCCGCCTCGAACGCGGGCAAGGTCTCGGCGTCCTCCGGTGGCAGCAACACGCTGCTGTACGCGGTGGGTGCCGCCGTGATCGGTGGCACGAGCCTGTTCGGCGGACGGGGCAAGGCGCGTGATGCGGTCATCGGTGGTCTGGTGATCGCCACGATCGCCAACGGCCTCGGACTCCTCGACCAGCCCAGCTACATCAACTTCGTCGTCACGGGTTCGGTCCTCCTGCTCGCGGCCGCGGTCGACGCGGTGTCACGGCGTCGGCGCTCGGCCGCCGGCGTCGGCTAG
- a CDS encoding ATP-binding cassette domain-containing protein: MTDTPLLELRNVNKIFGAVHVLHDVNFAVHPGQVTALVGDNGAGKSTLVKTVAGIYAADSGEQYFEGNRVHITSPKAASALGIEVVYQDLALCDNLDIVENMFLGRELKKGPFLDEATMEERARETLASLSVRTVKSVRQGVASLSGGQRQTVAIAKAVLWNSKVVLLDEPTAALGVAQTRQVLDLVRRLADQGLGVVLISHNMNDVFEVADRITALYLGRVAADVATQDVNHGQVVELITAGRSGDLGLAPSALHA; this comes from the coding sequence ATGACCGACACCCCGCTCCTGGAGCTGCGGAACGTCAACAAGATCTTCGGCGCCGTCCACGTGCTGCACGACGTGAACTTCGCCGTCCACCCCGGCCAGGTCACGGCACTCGTCGGCGACAACGGCGCCGGCAAGTCGACGCTCGTCAAGACCGTGGCGGGCATCTACGCCGCCGACTCCGGCGAGCAGTACTTCGAGGGGAACCGGGTCCACATCACGAGCCCCAAGGCGGCCTCGGCGCTGGGCATCGAGGTGGTCTACCAAGACCTCGCCCTGTGCGACAACCTCGACATCGTCGAGAACATGTTCCTCGGCCGTGAGCTGAAGAAGGGCCCCTTCCTCGACGAGGCCACGATGGAGGAGCGGGCCCGCGAGACGCTGGCCTCGCTGTCGGTGCGCACCGTGAAGTCGGTCCGTCAGGGCGTCGCCAGCCTGTCGGGCGGTCAGCGCCAGACCGTCGCGATCGCCAAGGCCGTGCTCTGGAACTCCAAGGTCGTGCTGCTCGACGAGCCCACCGCGGCTCTCGGCGTGGCCCAGACCCGTCAGGTCCTCGACCTCGTGCGTCGCCTCGCCGACCAGGGCCTGGGCGTCGTGCTGATCTCGCACAACATGAACGACGTGTTCGAGGTCGCCGACCGCATCACGGCCCTCTACCTCGGCCGGGTGGCCGCCGACGTCGCCACCCAGGACGTCAACCACGGGCAGGTCGTGGAGCTCATCACGGCCGGTCGCAGCGGCGACCTCGGTCTGGCCCCGTCCGCCCTGCACGCCTGA
- a CDS encoding sugar ABC transporter substrate-binding protein, with translation MKRTRNIMVAVAMAATLSLAACGSDDGAGDGGSSEGKIGVILPDTKSSVRWESADRPALEAAFEDADVEYTIQNAEGDAEKMATIADGMIADGVTVLAIVNLDSDSGAAIQEKAAAQGVKTIDYDRLTLGGSADYYVSFDNTVVGELQGEGLAQCLGDTPANVIYLNGSPTDNNATLFSAGAHSKLDPIAAYTQVGEQAVPDWDNEQAVTIFEQLYTQAGGDVQGVYAANDGLAGSVISILEKNGQAGQVPVTGQDATVEGLQNILAGTQCMTVYKSAKLEAGALADTAIALVKGEDAETTGTTEDATGDRDVPSVLLTPESITKDNVKSVVDDGGVKAEDVCTGDFAALCEAAGIS, from the coding sequence ATGAAGCGAACGCGCAACATCATGGTGGCCGTCGCGATGGCAGCGACGTTGTCACTCGCGGCCTGCGGCAGTGACGACGGTGCCGGCGACGGCGGCTCGTCCGAGGGCAAGATCGGGGTGATCCTGCCGGACACTAAGTCGTCGGTCCGCTGGGAGAGCGCCGACCGTCCGGCCCTCGAGGCGGCGTTCGAGGACGCCGACGTCGAGTACACGATCCAGAACGCCGAGGGCGACGCGGAGAAGATGGCCACGATCGCCGACGGCATGATCGCCGACGGCGTCACGGTCCTCGCGATCGTCAACCTCGACTCCGACTCCGGCGCCGCGATCCAGGAGAAGGCGGCCGCTCAGGGCGTCAAGACGATCGACTACGACCGCCTGACGCTCGGCGGCTCGGCCGACTACTACGTGTCGTTCGACAACACGGTCGTCGGTGAGCTGCAGGGTGAGGGCCTCGCCCAGTGCCTGGGCGACACCCCGGCCAACGTCATCTACCTGAACGGCAGCCCGACCGACAACAACGCCACGCTGTTCTCGGCCGGCGCACACAGCAAGCTCGACCCGATCGCCGCCTACACGCAGGTCGGCGAGCAGGCCGTCCCGGACTGGGACAACGAGCAGGCCGTCACGATCTTCGAGCAGCTGTACACGCAGGCCGGCGGCGACGTCCAGGGCGTCTACGCGGCCAACGACGGTCTCGCGGGCTCGGTCATCTCGATCCTGGAGAAGAACGGCCAGGCCGGTCAGGTCCCCGTCACCGGTCAGGACGCGACGGTCGAGGGTCTGCAGAACATCCTCGCCGGCACCCAGTGCATGACGGTCTACAAGTCCGCCAAGCTCGAGGCCGGTGCGCTGGCCGACACCGCGATCGCGCTGGTCAAGGGCGAGGACGCCGAGACGACCGGCACGACCGAGGACGCCACCGGCGACCGCGACGTCCCGTCGGTGCTGCTGACTCCGGAGTCCATCACCAAGGACAACGTCAAGTCCGTCGTCGACGACGGTGGCGTCAAGGCCGAGGACGTCTGCACGGGCGACTTCGCCGCCCTCTGCGAGGCGGCCGGCATCTCCTGA
- a CDS encoding ROK family protein: MVEPGATSWSVPAPVAVRQSSLRERNLAAIVAAVCRTDVPPSRADLAAELSMTRATAGRLVDELVAARVLDEVERTLGGRGRPAKGLLPGTGIVGLGLAVETDRLLVRAVDLRGQVVGERDVPSSPRDAESVLDALAHEAREVRRRLQGRRLVGVGVAVPGIVDDDGHLLRAPNLRWNDVDVAGMLASVGGRRPVQVANEADMAALLEAEPRPGRPGPWTDFVHVSAAVGVGGAIVSGGRVLAGEHGAAGELGHVCVDPSGPACGCGSTGCLEQYVGIRALAEVSGLPRERVAAELAAGAASGDPRVLAAIEQVTHALSVALASVVNVVGISSVVLGGHLAALEPGTIEAIRARLDARVLGSRWKPVQVSVARGDHAAAATGAAHRALADVVARPSAWV; encoded by the coding sequence ATGGTCGAACCGGGCGCCACGTCGTGGAGCGTGCCGGCACCCGTCGCGGTGCGGCAGTCCAGCCTGCGCGAACGCAATCTCGCGGCGATCGTGGCCGCCGTCTGCCGCACCGACGTCCCACCGTCGCGGGCCGACCTGGCCGCGGAGCTCTCCATGACGCGGGCCACCGCCGGACGCCTGGTCGACGAGCTCGTCGCCGCCCGCGTGCTCGACGAGGTCGAGCGGACGCTCGGGGGGCGAGGCCGACCGGCCAAGGGACTGCTGCCCGGGACCGGGATCGTCGGGCTCGGCCTGGCCGTCGAGACCGACCGGCTGCTCGTGCGGGCCGTCGACCTGCGAGGTCAGGTCGTGGGGGAGCGCGACGTCCCCTCCTCGCCCCGCGACGCCGAGTCGGTGCTCGACGCCCTGGCCCACGAGGCGCGGGAGGTCCGGCGGCGGCTGCAGGGGCGACGGCTCGTCGGTGTCGGTGTCGCGGTGCCGGGCATCGTCGACGACGACGGTCACCTCCTGCGCGCCCCGAACCTGCGGTGGAACGACGTCGACGTCGCCGGGATGCTCGCGTCGGTCGGCGGCCGGCGCCCGGTGCAGGTCGCCAACGAGGCCGACATGGCGGCCCTTCTGGAGGCCGAGCCCCGTCCAGGCCGACCGGGGCCGTGGACGGACTTCGTCCACGTCTCGGCCGCGGTCGGCGTGGGGGGCGCGATCGTCTCGGGCGGGCGCGTCCTGGCGGGTGAGCACGGCGCCGCGGGCGAGCTCGGTCACGTGTGCGTCGACCCGTCGGGCCCGGCGTGCGGCTGTGGGTCGACGGGGTGCCTGGAGCAGTACGTGGGCATCCGGGCGCTCGCGGAGGTCTCGGGTCTTCCGCGCGAGCGCGTGGCCGCGGAGCTCGCCGCGGGGGCGGCCTCGGGGGACCCGCGGGTGCTCGCCGCGATCGAGCAGGTCACGCACGCGCTGAGCGTCGCCCTCGCCAGTGTCGTCAACGTCGTGGGCATCTCGTCGGTCGTGCTGGGCGGTCACCTCGCGGCGCTCGAGCCCGGGACGATCGAGGCGATCCGCGCGCGCCTGGACGCCCGCGTGCTCGGCTCGCGCTGGAAGCCGGTGCAGGTCAGCGTCGCCCGGGGCGACCACGCGGCCGCTGCCACGGGGGCGGCTCACCGGGCGCTCGCCGACGTGGTGGCCCGCCCGTCGGCCTGGGTCTAG
- the xylA gene encoding xylose isomerase encodes MTVRRPTPDDRFSFGLWTVGWTGADPFGPASRPALDPTEYVARLAELGAWGITFHDNDVFAFDADEAERERAVGAVKDAADAAGLVIEMVTTNTFSHPVFKDGGLTSNDRGVRRFGLRKVLRAVDIAASVGASTFVMWGGREGSEYDGSKDVHAAHERYKEGIDTIAGYIKSQGYDLRIGLEPKPNEPRGDIFLPTAGHALALISELEHGDIVGLNPETGHEQMANLNYTHTLGQALWHDKLFHIDLNGQRGLKYDQDLVFGHGDLISAFFTVDLLENGFPATPDGPRYTGPRHFDYKPSRTEYMDGVWASAEACMSTYIALAEKATAFRADARVQEAMTYAGLFELAEPTMAPGETVADLLAGDDGFDPEVAAERDFGFVALQQLAVEHLIG; translated from the coding sequence ATGACCGTCCGCCGCCCCACCCCCGACGACCGCTTCTCCTTCGGTCTGTGGACCGTCGGCTGGACCGGCGCCGACCCCTTCGGCCCTGCGTCGCGCCCTGCGCTCGACCCGACCGAGTACGTCGCGCGGCTGGCCGAGCTCGGCGCCTGGGGCATCACGTTCCACGACAACGACGTCTTCGCGTTCGACGCCGACGAGGCCGAGCGCGAGCGTGCCGTGGGAGCGGTCAAGGACGCCGCCGACGCGGCCGGGCTCGTGATCGAGATGGTCACGACCAACACGTTCAGCCACCCGGTCTTCAAGGACGGCGGACTGACCTCCAACGACCGCGGCGTCCGCCGGTTCGGTCTGCGCAAGGTCCTGCGCGCGGTCGACATCGCGGCCTCCGTCGGCGCCTCGACGTTCGTCATGTGGGGCGGGCGCGAGGGCTCGGAGTACGACGGGTCGAAGGACGTCCACGCGGCGCACGAGCGCTACAAGGAGGGCATCGACACGATCGCGGGCTACATCAAGTCGCAGGGCTACGACCTGCGGATCGGCCTGGAGCCCAAGCCCAACGAGCCGCGCGGTGACATCTTCCTGCCGACCGCCGGTCACGCGCTGGCCCTGATCTCCGAGCTCGAGCACGGCGACATCGTCGGCCTGAACCCCGAGACGGGTCACGAGCAGATGGCGAACCTCAACTACACGCACACCCTCGGCCAGGCCCTCTGGCACGACAAGCTGTTCCACATCGACCTGAACGGCCAGCGTGGTCTGAAGTACGACCAGGACCTCGTGTTCGGCCACGGCGACCTGATCTCGGCCTTCTTCACCGTCGACCTGCTCGAGAACGGCTTCCCCGCGACGCCGGACGGCCCGCGCTACACCGGCCCGCGCCACTTCGACTACAAGCCGTCGCGCACCGAGTACATGGATGGCGTGTGGGCCTCGGCCGAGGCCTGCATGAGCACGTACATCGCGCTGGCCGAGAAGGCGACGGCCTTCCGGGCCGACGCCCGCGTCCAGGAGGCCATGACCTACGCCGGGCTGTTCGAGCTGGCCGAGCCGACGATGGCACCCGGCGAGACCGTGGCCGACCTGCTCGCCGGCGACGACGGCTTCGACCCCGAGGTCGCGGCCGAGCGCGACTTCGGCTTCGTCGCGCTCCAGCAGCTCGCCGTCGAGCACCTCATCGGCTGA